The genomic region CCATTGAAATCCGCAAGATCGGGCGTATCCCACTCAAGGACGGGGTGGCCAACGTGGCCGAGGACGTTCTGGTGGACACCCCCATCGCCCTGGTACAGGTGTCTGACCGAGACCAAGGCGAGAATGGAGTGGTCACCTGCACCGTGGTGGGCGACGTGCCCTTCCAGCTCAAGCCGGCCAGTGACACAGAGGGCGACCAGAACAAGAAAAAGTACTTCCTGCACACCTCGGCCCCTTTGGACTATGAGACTACCAGGGAGTTCAACGTGGTCATAGTAGCGGTGGACTCGGGCAGCCCCAGTCTCTCCAGCAACAACTCCCTGATTGTCAAGGTGGGAGACACCAACGACAACCCGCCTGTCTTTGGCCAGTCAGTGGTGGAGGTGTACTTTCCTGAGAACAACATCCCCGGAGAGAGGGTAGCCACGGTGCTGGCTACAGACGCGGACAGTGGGAAAAACGCTGAAATCGCCTACTCGCTGGACTCTTCCGTGATGGGGATCTTTGCCATCGATCCCGATTCTGGGGACATCCTCGTCAATACCATGCTGGACCGCGAGCAGACTGACAGGTACGAGTTTAAAGTTAACGCCAGAGACAAAGGCGTCCCCGTGCTACAGGGCAGCACCACAGTGATTGTTCAGGTGGCTGACAAGAATGACAATGACCCTAAGTTCATGCAGGACGTCTTTACTTTTTATGTGAAAGAAAATTTACAGCCCAACAGCCCCGTGGGAATGGTCACAGTGATGGATGCTGACAAGGGGCGCAATGCAGAGATGAGCCTATACATAGAGGAGAACAGTAACATTTTTTCCATTGAAAATGACACGGGGACTATTTACTCCACGATGTCTTTTGACAGAGAACATCAGACCACATACACTTTCAGAGTCAAAGCTGTGGATGGGGGAGATCCCCCCAGATCTGCAACAGCCACGGTCTCTCTCTTTGTGATGGATGAGAATGACAATGCTCCCACTGTCACCCTTCCCAGAAATATTTCCTACACTTTACTGCCACCTTCGAGTAACGTCAGGACAGTAGTAGCTACGGTGTTGGCAACAGACAGTGATGATGGCATCAATGCAGACCTTAACTACAGCATTGTGGGAGGGAATCCCTTCAAGCTGTTTGAGATTGATTCCACCAGTGGTGTGGTTTCCTTAGTGGGAAAACTCACCCAAAAGCATTATGGCTTGCACAGGTTGGTGGTGCAAGTGAATGACAGTGGGCAGCCTTCCCAGTCTACCACGACTCTGGTGCATGTGTTTGTCAATGAAAGTGTTTCTAATGCAACTGTGATTGACTCCCAGATAGCCAGAAGCTTGCACACCCCACTCACCCAGGATATAGCTGGTGACCCAAGCTATGAAATTAGCAAACAGAGACTCAGTATTGTCATTGGGGTGGTTGCTGGAATTATGACTGTGATTCTAATCATCTTAATTGTAGTGATGGCAAGATATTGCCggtccaaaaataaaaatggctatGAAGCTGGCAAAAAAGATCATGAAGACTTTTTTACACCCCAACAGCATGACAAATCTAAAAAACctaaaaaggacaagaaaaacaaaaaatctaagCAGCCACTCTACAGCAGCATTGTCACTGTAGAAGCTTCTAAACCAAATGGACAGAGGTATGATAGTGTCAATGAGAAGCTGTCAGACAGCCCAAGCATGGGCCGATACCGATCAGTTAATGGTGGGCCTGGCAGTCCTGACCTGGCCAGGCATTACAAATCTAGTTCCCCCTTGCCTACTGTCCAGCTTCACCCCCAGTCACCAACTGCAGGAAAAAAACACCAGGCCGTACAAGATCTACCACCAGCTAATACATTTGTGGGAGCAGGAGACAACATTTCAATTGGATCAGATCACTGCTCTGAGTACAGCTGTCAAACCAATAACAAATACAGCAAACAGGTAAGATGCATcccacatatatttaaatatctaagACAGGGCATCTTCTGCAAAGTCTTGTCTTCACTCTTAAAGCTATTAGTTAAGTTTTTAATAGCAGGAAATTAATGTTGGTGTAATTCTTATACCATTTATTTAGTAGAGGACATTTACAAAAGGTACACCACTATAGTTTGCACCTTATACCAGAGTGTACTAAGTTACAGAGGGAAACACTGTAAGTGGTATTTTATGCTTCTCTTAGTGTTTGACAATTCTAATTCATGCTACGTTTTTTGTTTCCAGATAAATATGTGTGAATTGTTTGGATGGCCAGTTTTAAcctaaaattcttttcttttgtgcTACTAAGTGGATAATTTTATCCAAAGACAAAATTTCTAAAGTTACTACTGCTGTCTATGCAAATTGGACACTAAATAGTTTTAGCTACATTATACATTATGCAGAACTTTACAGATAAGCAGATGCTGATTCATGCAAATGAAGTATGAAGTCTGAGATATTGAAATGCTGACTGACAAAAATtctgacttaaaaatatttaatgatatgtaAATGCCATAAAAAACTACATTTTAATATTGCAGTATCTATACAATTAGGCTTTTATGAGGATATGCAGTTGGCATTTGTAGTATATGTATTTGGTATGAAAAGTTCATAAGCAAAAGTAAATTGCATGAATCATGTATTATTTAAACCAAGTAACAAAAATGTTCATGTTTGGTGTAGTGTGTGTGAGAATATTTTGGTATGCATTGTGAAATATAGACACTATAAAGGTTTTATGGAATATTTGACACAGTTGTTTCTCAGTgaaatgtggaaactaaaaaaaaaaagcaaagtatatTCTGAGGTGAACttcagaaaatatataatttatttttgaaagttttgttttgtgtaatatgtgtgtgagtgtataacTCACAAAGTTTACTTTTCTCACCCATCAACATTTGACACACAACAAATGAAAACCGTTTGGAAACTTCTGTATCTAAAGCTGTAGCAACTCTGCTAATAAAACATCACATATTTCTTACTGCCAGAACATTTCAGGAAACATATTTATGTCTGTCAAGCAATATCCAATAAACAGTGTTCTATTAAATATGTTTTGCATGTGGAATGTGTGATCTTAATTAAGGCAatgtaaaaagtttattttatagcCTCACATTGTTAGGCTCACATTGAAGATGTTATTGATGGGCTCATTAAATGTATAGAAAAgagataaatattaatttcttgttgttttctataattttaaaaataagcattataaagaaatgtttttgaTGTATTCCTTTATTGTAGCTATTTGGATAAGGAGAAATAGACAGTATGCTTTTATATCCAGTTACCAAAGCAATCTAAgaaaacacaggtttgaactacATTGAATTAAATGACTTTTATAAAGATGTCTTTTCAAGTACGTGAGTCTTATTTCCTTTAAACTGAAATATGCCAAGTGGAAAGTATGTTTGTTATTGCTTTACCTAGGCTTAGAGgcagatttctattttgtttttggtgcttttatctgttttataaacaagGAAGATTCCAGTTAAAAGTAACAGCACTTTTATCACATTAGTTATAGAACCCACAAATAGAGATTTGTAGAGATTTCTTTAGAAAATGATAATTTGTTAAGagaaagcatgtgaaaagatctTTATGCAGAATACTTACTTCACTGTCATCTTAAAAGAACTTTGTATCCTGTGGTTGACTAACATTTGCATTCTAAATTATGTAATCTTAAACTTCTGAGTGGACATATCAAGTGGCAgatttatagatattttatacAACTACCTCCTATGTTCTGTTCTGTCACTTAAGTTTTATTTGACTCATCAAATAGGGTTAGCtctatattcttaaatatttaaaacagccaATATCAAGAGTGTGGTGGCATCCTGTCTAAAAGGCAAAGTGATATGCTTATAAATAAACTAATGTATGGTGTTAGTCTCTTAACTGAACACGGAAGTCCATATATCAGAAGAGAAAACCTACAAAGCCACTCAAATAAACCATGCAGTTTGCCAAAAGTAACTTCGGAAAACGTGTATGTTGTTAAGCACTTGAAAGATGTATAAAGTTTTAACCACGGTAAACAGCTgatctaaaatgaaataaaggcaaATGAAATACATTCCCCTTAATGTAATTAGTGATAGTAATTGATATGCTTCATCTACTCAGTATTGCTGTCAGGAGACAAGGGATCCATTTACAAATTTACATTCTGTTTTGACATCTGGCATaatgagatcttttttgttctcatttttgtttGTGCTGTAGATAGatgattttctatatttatttttaaaagatattgccttttaaaacataaccaaaatgtattttctttgattaaacctgaactttttttttaattcagagttTTCTTATAATTTCTCCCATTTAATGCTGAATTTATGTAAAGAAAATCTTGAGAGttgccatttttaaattttgtatggtagggattaattaaaaaatagaagattttGTCTGACATAAAgcctttattaatttataattttcccAAATTACCTTATTATAGTTCCTTATTTGTGATACAATGAAAATGATGTCTATTCCAGTGTTTTTATCATCTTGAGAATAAGTGTTGCTCCTAAGTTCTGTTAATGGTTAGGCTCTAATGAGTTAAACAGCTTTGTAGAAATGAAAGTTTGTAAAAAAATGCCCCctcctcttttttgtttgttttcatgggTTCTAGAGACAGTCAAATCAATCTTCTATAGTTATTCCTGGGCAGAATCTGGGAGATAATGTGTTGCAGAGATACTGGAATTATTTCAGAAATCCGCACATTTGATGACGTAGCCCAGGTTTTCATACTTTAGGCCTTTGCAATTCAAACAAGAGCCCTTGTTCTCAACTAAATAATGTGTCTAATTGAGAAAAATAGGGATCGTTGATAGCATTAAGTATCCTATCcaccttttcatttcattcttccttTACTTGGTAAATCTGGCCTTGGTGGTTGTTAAAGTTTTGTGACCTGGAAGTTCaactgtgcttttgatttgtaATGAAAGCAGAAGCATtctgttttctattcattttactACGTGTTAAGTATTTTTCAAttgtcttaaaaataatataatttcaaaagATTAATAGACAATATAAAACTATAGTTCCTACTTTGCATATTATTTTCAACTCCTGTCAAGCTTGTCTTTGCCATGATGTTATTTAGATAACATACTGGcaagtaaaaattttattttatttagtaaatGGAAGGTAATGTACTTTACTTTTGGCAAGCAGATAGAGGATACAGCTTGAATAAACATTAACTTAAAACTCTATTTGTAGCTGATCCTGAAATACTCAAGAAAAATTCATATTAACTGCAGTGACAGTTTCCTTTGCCTAAAAGAACTGCTGAATGTCGTCAGAATAATGTTCCCTTTAATTGATCAATTTGTGGTCAATATATCCATTATATACTTTGTAAAGATAtggcagaaattatttttttaattacttagatTTTGGAAGCACGAAATGACTTGCCATCATCTATTACAGTTCTAAGCACTAAGAAAACTGAGTATCGATTTATTTGTGAATGTATGTTATACCATATGTATTATAGTGGAAATGCATTTGCATGGTGGTGCCAACCACAGCTTTCTGCTTTAACTCCATAAGCATTACTTCTACAATATGGTTCTGCTATCTATGACCAAGGACACTTTGAAGAGGCAGAATGAATCTGCATATGGTGGGATTTCTGTTACATATGGCTAGAAATCATAGACAAGAGGCTAGTGACTGATGAAAGTTAGACAGTGTCTTTAGTCAGGAGCTATCTACCAAACAGTTCTTGGCTTTCTGGATGTCTGTGAATCAAGGAAACGGTCATTCACTGATTTGATCTGCAATGAATATACAGGTTTTTTGAAGTCCAGGTATGACTATTTGAACCTTATCTCAAACTTCTCCTAAGTCAGTTAATGAATTTGACCTAAGACCACAAAATCAATTTAATAATTGTAAGTAAATCATGCAGCTGGACAACTGTAACAAAAACATTCTTTcttgttatcttttatttttgagtaAGTACATATCTCATGTGGAAAAGCATACTCCTGTGATAAATACGTATCAtaatccctctctctctcttgctctctcacacacacccatacagacacacaaacagaTGTATTCATGTAAACTAACTATGGTGCCATTAAGCTCTTATTTACTGTGATATTCATACATTGATATGTAGAAGAGACTTAAACTTTAAACACAAACAAAACTGACATAAAATATATCATAATCAAATGTTTAATGTCAAAATTTCTAGAGATATCACATTTTACAATTAAAAGATATTAACCAAACTGATCTCCTCATTTtgtagaagaaactgaggcttagtttGCAAGTTATTTGACTGAGATAGTAAGATTATCAGGGATATAATGTGGACTAGAGTCCAACTCATGGAATGCAgagtccagtattctttttttaatcattctaccagtaggaaaaaaaaaattaaatttctgtaactttttctgtatgtatttCAATAGTGACAGAAATCTCTTGAGGTTTTCTTATGTAGGTATAACTATATATTTGGCTatcaaaactgattttttttagcaGTAATATATAACTCTGCTTTGGGTTCTagtttttatctgtaaaattatTGGGGAAATTGTATTccaaattttatagatttttaacaGAAAGTCATAGTTTTTCCCCCTTATATAAGATAGCAATTGATGGCATTCATTAAAATAACTTAACATGGTTTAGAACATATATTCAACAAGTTAAGAGGATTTTTCATTTTAGCAGAACGATGACAGTAGACATAAGCTCCTATATAGCATTTAGTATATCCTCAATAAAAACGTATTTGTAATGGAAATGAATAAAGCTTTCTATATgttgtttatgaaaaaaaaactttctatgCATTCTAACTgggatgatcttttactttttccATCAATAGTGATGATCCCTTTGGCTTCTAcactgtttttcattttgcaaCTTTGCAGACGCACTTTACTTGAATAGCGTCATTAACACACAATTGTGGActattttttttcatctatttttttaaagaaagtgccattttattatttttcaattgaatTGTTTCCTTGGTAGGCAGTTTACCAATCTAGCTTTTTCATTCTAAATTTAACCTATTGGTAAAATACAAATTGGtgaatttattaatttcaaatgtaaaacCCATACTGTTTTTAAAGCtaaataaaatgtaacaaaacCATTGCTTTATCATAGCCACTAATGCCCTCAGATATTTTAACATTCCTTTTCCTAGAAGAGGATGGTAGTAGaggttatatatagaaaatttacTATGATAATTGTTTAGAGTTTTACGTTTAACCTGTATATAACCAAATTCTAGGTTATAGCAAAGCTCGTCATCCATTTGTTTACATTTATGACTATAGAAATAGTAGAAtctttgtgcatatatatatatatatacacgtatatatgtgtgtgtatgtgtatatatatatacacatatacataaagagAGAGTCAGCTTTGCTTttctatcttatttattttaaaagccctTAGAATCTTTTCTAAAGCAGTGACTCTGTTTCAGAACATTACACAGTGCTTTATTTAGCATTAGTGTTGTGGGAGAAATCACATTCCAAGAAGAATTGAGCTGAAACCACAAAAACTAATCTTAATTATCACTTCTGGTGAATTAATGTTCTAAAGGCAGATAAAGGGTTATTTTCAGGAATTTAGTGATGTTTGTATTGAACTCTACAATACAATGCTGTTTATAAACAACAACTTAAAACTATTACAGCTTCCAAGTAGGATTCATCCAAGTTGACTTTTTCCCACCTggatgtatttattatttacaaacacataatttgcaaataaaaattcTCTTCTCCAAAACCTCCACCACAACATTCCAATTTTGGGCATAAGCCATTGGGGAAATTTCttcatagagttttttttttttttttacctgcataaatctttattttccttctttcagatGCGtctacatccatacattactgtGTTTGGCTGAATTCCACTCAAATATGATGCTCCATTATGCACCATACTCTGATGACCTTGCTACTTCGAAACCTGCTGGAGCCTGCCCTTGGCCGTGGGGTGTCAGCCAATCACTGCTTGTTCCATTTGTTGtgcatttgattttctttttttttttttttctcatttaaggaaaaacagtattgaaataaataaacttataaaaGAAACAGTATTAATAAAGAAATGTGCTATTAGTGGGTGTCATTTACCAGGAACTACATTCTCAGAGAGGTAGTTATCAGAATTTAATaatgaagtctttaaaaaaaaatctaaaaatgtatttcaacaATGATTTTAAGACTCTGGCTTTGTGTAAACCAAGGAAAAGTAAGTCTATGAAGTCTCTGTCTATAATACATTAAATAATGACTATGAATAAAATCCTAAATTACTCAATAGTTTTAAAGTGTTACATATTCAAAGCCTTTTCCAGACCAGGGAGAGAGTTCTGTTAGAGTGAAGGGTAGTGTCTCTTGCgcattctgtgtgtgtatttctaaatgctactgtgtgtgtttgtgtgtgctcccACAGTTTATATGCAAAGACTTTGAGCAAcatttataaaaagtattttctctAAGACAAATTCAAGAGATTTATTTTGTGCTTACCACAGGCACTGCCAGTGGATTGTTTTTTCTCCTAATCTTGAAATATTGACCAAAATATCTGTAGAATTTTcatgactttgttgttgttgttgttaaatttcCTAAGAAAATTTAGAACCTTTGAGTTAGATTCACAGAAGTCATCGTGGTCACATTCAGAAGGAAGATGTAGCTacctatttttttcagttttcgtTTATCAGAAGACTATTCTATTTGATGTCAGGTAACATAAGTTCAAGCAACTTCTGAGAATTCAGCATGTCATATATTTTTGAGAAAGCAAGTAGCTGAATTTTAGTTATACAAATAGTAATTTTCTAGGTAAGTCAAGAATTCTCTGTATGTTTCCTCTAACTCTCTTTGTATATTTATGTCTCTGTTTGTTAtgttgtatgtgtttgtgtgcctAAAATAAGTGTTCCATATATAAACTTTgataattttgtaatatatttatcATACCATCTTCCCTATTAAAGTTTTCCCCAAGTTTTGAGATACTGACCAAGAATTCTAGATTCTTGAGAATTTTTTGGTGAATTATTGTCAATATAAAagccttttaagaaaaaaaaatattggaacaACATAAATATACAGAGTGATAAGAAATGCTCACTAACACTTCTAAATACTAAAGCATGTATTTcaagttgtttattttattagctatttatttaattttgcaaaaaggaaattttcagaaatatcACTGAGACTATAGTGAAATTCTTCAATAAAACCTAATTATCATCAATCTCTCATTTTGTTTTGAGCACAGGACCAGTGTAAGAAactggtaaaaaacaaaaacttcttaCCACTTTTGGCTTCTTGGAAATATTACGTTTTCTCAATCTAAAGTAGTAAGCTTCCTTATATGTATACTTAAACAAAATCCTGTACTGAATCACATCAACTCAAAGACAAgttacagccaaaaaaaaaaaaaaaacaaacagaaaaaaatgtccaGAATTTTGGGATACACTAATGTGTAGCCACATGGAGTGGATGTTTATGAATACCTTCACAAACAGCATTCTGAGGCACAATTTTGCAAACTTGGGTATATGAATCAATTTGTGAATTTCTACTACAATCTGAAAGAtgcaaaataaagcagaaaaaattcAAGTAGGCCATTCATACAGTGAGGCTAAATATTTTCTTGTGCAATCCTTATTTCAGTTGTGTTTGTATGCCTCCATTACTCCCTGCTTTTGGTTGCTATGTAAAAAATTTGTCTTATTGTGGAAGTAGCCCAAAAGGAATGAGAACCACCCCTTTAGATTGTTCCACATGGTAAACAATGGCTATTTACTGTTATGATTAGAAAACAtaataaatcaaaacaaaaaagtactAACAATCCCAAGGATTTTAGTGTGCTTAAAAGCTGAATCAGAATAATCAACAGCAGCAAGCTATGAGATGTCTATTACCATCCCTctagtgttttcttatttttttttttccatctttgaaCATTTTGCCATTGGTTCCTGTCCCTGCACAGACTTCCCCTCTGCCCTAACTAACCCCCTGCTCCCAAATGTTCTCCACCTCAGATCTCCTGACCACTCTCCTTTTCAGTTACTGGAATTTACCTTTTAGGGAGGTGCCTATGGACAAATCGAAATGGACTCAGAGCAGTCCACCACCTTATATCTTTCAGcatttggatattttattttaaatgacagcGCAATACTTCATTCTCCATTATAAAAACTAAAGAGGAATATGAGGATGTTAGAGGCTGATTTAAGTAAAGTTTATTTACTTTAACACATCCAATATCAGCTGATACTGagtatgcaaagaaaaataagataagtCTTTGTCTTCATGGAATTGATGTATTATAAAGAAGATTACAGAGCAGAAAAATGATAGATTGTGTTTGCCTTATGCTTCTAAAGTTTCAAATCATTGAACTCATGTTTGCTCCTCAGAGCAATCTTTGAGGAAAAGCACCATTATTATTGCTGAGGTAAGGAAACTGGAGTAACGAATAGCTTTTTCAGGACCCTGATGGAACTAGCAAAGAACTTTATCAAGTCTTGGAAGAAATAGCCAGTCAGAATTCAAAAGTACTGAACGCATTTGGTGGAAATGGTGAAATTTGTGCTTTTGAATATAGTATATTTTTAGACTTACCTGGGTAAACTCTTCCCAAAAGAATTAGAACAAACCCAGTTTTTCAAACTTGTTCTAGTCACAACCTACACTTTATACTATCAAAAAAAGTGTTGTGGGTATAACTTGAAGATCTCATCAGTTACCCTATTTTGTAAACAACAGCCCCATATGAgattaaaaacagacaaatttCAGGAATTAGGTAAGCAACCaagattatcatttatttttgaggCTATCTCTAGAAAAACTACTGATATCCTCCAGAAGTAATTAATTCCACAGTTTGAAATGTCTCCGGGAATAATTTCTATCTGTAATTTTGAAAAACGCTTTTCTTGGTTGTGTATAACTTTTGTAATCCACCTATTTTATAGAGAATAGGTtgatttgctttctcttttataCACTACGCAAGGCTTTGTAATTAAAATGATGGGTAAAACAAAACTCTTTAGTGCAAAAATAATATACTACCACTTAAGGCAAGGGATAGGTGAAGCTCAGAGAGACTGCCCCCAAGTTTGTCTTGTTCATCAAGATATTCCCAGTGCCTGCTAGAGTGCTCAGCATACAGGAGATACCCCTAAATATTTGTGAAACAAACAATGATCAAAGGGCCTGGGCTTTAGTGCTAAGTAGCCTGAAAATCCATCCACATCAGATCACTGAACTGTGGCATGACCTCTTTTATTTCAAACTCTGAGAACATCCTAgttgttattttctttccctgctgGGTGATGTCTCCAGGATAAAGGACTACCTGCCGGGTTGGCTCGAGTCCCTGCTTTCTCTGCAGGATGT from Bos indicus x Bos taurus breed Angus x Brahman F1 hybrid chromosome 6, Bos_hybrid_MaternalHap_v2.0, whole genome shotgun sequence harbors:
- the PCDH7 gene encoding protocadherin-7 isoform X6 gives rise to the protein MLRMRTMGWARAWCLGCCLLLPLSLSLAAAKQLLRYRLAEEGPADVRIGNVASDLGIVTGSGEVTFSLESGSEYLKIDNLTGELSTSERRIDREKLPQCQMIFDENECFLDFEVSVIGPSQSWVDLFEGRVIVLDINDNTPTFPSPVLTLTVEENRPVGTLYLLPTATDRDFGRNGIERYELLQEPGGGGGGGGGGEGRRAGPADSAPYPGGGGNGGSGGGPGGSKRRLDAPEAGGGTSPGGRSSVFELQVADTPDGEKQPQLIVKGALDREQRDSYELTLRVRDGGDPPRSSQAILRVLITDVNDNSPRFEKSVYEADLAENSAPGTPILQLRAADLDVGVNGQIEYVFGAATESVRRLLRLDETSGWLSVLHRIDREEVNQLRFTVMARDRGQPPKTDKATVVLNIKDENDNVPSIEIRKIGRIPLKDGVANVAEDVLVDTPIALVQVSDRDQGENGVVTCTVVGDVPFQLKPASDTEGDQNKKKYFLHTSAPLDYETTREFNVVIVAVDSGSPSLSSNNSLIVKVGDTNDNPPVFGQSVVEVYFPENNIPGERVATVLATDADSGKNAEIAYSLDSSVMGIFAIDPDSGDILVNTMLDREQTDRYEFKVNARDKGVPVLQGSTTVIVQVADKNDNDPKFMQDVFTFYVKENLQPNSPVGMVTVMDADKGRNAEMSLYIEENSNIFSIENDTGTIYSTMSFDREHQTTYTFRVKAVDGGDPPRSATATVSLFVMDENDNAPTVTLPRNISYTLLPPSSNVRTVVATVLATDSDDGINADLNYSIVGGNPFKLFEIDSTSGVVSLVGKLTQKHYGLHRLVVQVNDSGQPSQSTTTLVHVFVNESVSNATVIDSQIARSLHTPLTQDIAGDPSYEISKQRLSIVIGVVAGIMTVILIILIVVMARYCRSKNKNGYEAGKKDHEDFFTPQQHDKSKKPKKDKKNKKSKQPLYSSIVTVEASKPNGQRYDSVNEKLSDSPSMGRYRSVNGGPGSPDLARHYKSSSPLPTVQLHPQSPTAGKKHQAVQDLPPANTFVGAGDNISIGSDHCSEYSCQTNNKYSKQPFRRVTFSVVSQPQDPHQGSLQSCYDSGLEESETPSSKSSSGPRLGALPLPEDNYERTTPDGSVGVAAITTFPFLPFPHGKTHGRRVLLRPLH
- the PCDH7 gene encoding protocadherin-7 isoform X2; translation: MLRMRTMGWARAWCLGCCLLLPLSLSLAAAKQLLRYRLAEEGPADVRIGNVASDLGIVTGSGEVTFSLESGSEYLKIDNLTGELSTSERRIDREKLPQCQMIFDENECFLDFEVSVIGPSQSWVDLFEGRVIVLDINDNTPTFPSPVLTLTVEENRPVGTLYLLPTATDRDFGRNGIERYELLQEPGGGGGGGGGGEGRRAGPADSAPYPGGGGNGGSGGGPGGSKRRLDAPEAGGGTSPGGRSSVFELQVADTPDGEKQPQLIVKGALDREQRDSYELTLRVRDGGDPPRSSQAILRVLITDVNDNSPRFEKSVYEADLAENSAPGTPILQLRAADLDVGVNGQIEYVFGAATESVRRLLRLDETSGWLSVLHRIDREEVNQLRFTVMARDRGQPPKTDKATVVLNIKDENDNVPSIEIRKIGRIPLKDGVANVAEDVLVDTPIALVQVSDRDQGENGVVTCTVVGDVPFQLKPASDTEGDQNKKKYFLHTSAPLDYETTREFNVVIVAVDSGSPSLSSNNSLIVKVGDTNDNPPVFGQSVVEVYFPENNIPGERVATVLATDADSGKNAEIAYSLDSSVMGIFAIDPDSGDILVNTMLDREQTDRYEFKVNARDKGVPVLQGSTTVIVQVADKNDNDPKFMQDVFTFYVKENLQPNSPVGMVTVMDADKGRNAEMSLYIEENSNIFSIENDTGTIYSTMSFDREHQTTYTFRVKAVDGGDPPRSATATVSLFVMDENDNAPTVTLPRNISYTLLPPSSNVRTVVATVLATDSDDGINADLNYSIVGGNPFKLFEIDSTSGVVSLVGKLTQKHYGLHRLVVQVNDSGQPSQSTTTLVHVFVNESVSNATVIDSQIARSLHTPLTQDIAGDPSYEISKQRLSIVIGVVAGIMTVILIILIVVMARYCRSKNKNGYEAGKKDHEDFFTPQQHDKSKKPKKDKKNKKSKQPLYSSIVTVEASKPNGQRYDSVNEKLSDSPSMGRYRSVNGGPGSPDLARHYKSSSPLPTVQLHPQSPTAGKKHQAVQDLPPANTFVGAGDNISIGSDHCSEYSCQTNNKYSKQPFRRVTFSVVSQPQDPHQGSLQSCYDSGLEESETPSSKSSSGPRLGALPLPEDNYERTTPDGSVDSRPLPDVALTGKCTRECDEYGHSDSCWMPVRTSPERKKSQPKLSTFMPVDERGSQEKLANGEAAIMGDRNRNLLNKKLTSSYETFSAASFSKNEDANTEDIPLTKTGEYKPSPVNTLTRREVYL
- the PCDH7 gene encoding protocadherin-7 isoform X1; translation: MLRMRTMGWARAWCLGCCLLLPLSLSLAAAKQLLRYRLAEEGPADVRIGNVASDLGIVTGSGEVTFSLESGSEYLKIDNLTGELSTSERRIDREKLPQCQMIFDENECFLDFEVSVIGPSQSWVDLFEGRVIVLDINDNTPTFPSPVLTLTVEENRPVGTLYLLPTATDRDFGRNGIERYELLQEPGGGGGGGGGGEGRRAGPADSAPYPGGGGNGGSGGGPGGSKRRLDAPEAGGGTSPGGRSSVFELQVADTPDGEKQPQLIVKGALDREQRDSYELTLRVRDGGDPPRSSQAILRVLITDVNDNSPRFEKSVYEADLAENSAPGTPILQLRAADLDVGVNGQIEYVFGAATESVRRLLRLDETSGWLSVLHRIDREEVNQLRFTVMARDRGQPPKTDKATVVLNIKDENDNVPSIEIRKIGRIPLKDGVANVAEDVLVDTPIALVQVSDRDQGENGVVTCTVVGDVPFQLKPASDTEGDQNKKKYFLHTSAPLDYETTREFNVVIVAVDSGSPSLSSNNSLIVKVGDTNDNPPVFGQSVVEVYFPENNIPGERVATVLATDADSGKNAEIAYSLDSSVMGIFAIDPDSGDILVNTMLDREQTDRYEFKVNARDKGVPVLQGSTTVIVQVADKNDNDPKFMQDVFTFYVKENLQPNSPVGMVTVMDADKGRNAEMSLYIEENSNIFSIENDTGTIYSTMSFDREHQTTYTFRVKAVDGGDPPRSATATVSLFVMDENDNAPTVTLPRNISYTLLPPSSNVRTVVATVLATDSDDGINADLNYSIVGGNPFKLFEIDSTSGVVSLVGKLTQKHYGLHRLVVQVNDSGQPSQSTTTLVHVFVNESVSNATVIDSQIARSLHTPLTQDIAGDPSYEISKQRLSIVIGVVAGIMTVILIILIVVMARYCRSKNKNGYEAGKKDHEDFFTPQQHDKSKKPKKDKKNKKSKQPLYSSIVTVEASKPNGQRYDSVNEKLSDSPSMGRYRSVNGGPGSPDLARHYKSSSPLPTVQLHPQSPTAGKKHQAVQDLPPANTFVGAGDNISIGSDHCSEYSCQTNNKYSKQPFRRVTFSVVSQPQDPHQGSLQSCYDSGLEESETPSSKSSSGPRLGALPLPEDNYERTTPDGSVGEAEHMENDSRPLPDVALTGKCTRECDEYGHSDSCWMPVRTSPERKKSQPKLSTFMPVDERGSQEKLANGEAAIMGDRNRNLLNKKLTSSYETFSAASFSKNEDANTEDIPLTKTGEYKPSPVNTLTRREVYL